Proteins from a single region of Kineococcus rhizosphaerae:
- the atpD gene encoding F0F1 ATP synthase subunit beta → MTATVNEAPTSTSKGATGRIARVIGPVVDVEFSADTMPDQNNALTTEVTMGGQTTTVTLEVASHLGDNMVRAISLKPTDGMVRGAAVVDTGAPISVPVGNVTLGKVFNAIGEALNLEEGETLEVTERWPIHRKAPAFDQLESKTQMFETGIKVIDLLTPYVQGGKIGLFGGAGVGKTVLIQEMIQRVAQDHGGVSVFAGVGERTREGNDLIAEMAEAGVFDKTALVFGQMDEPPGTRLRVALSALTMAEYFRDVQNQDVLLFIDNIFRFTQAGSEVSTLLGRMPSAVGYQPTLADEMGVLQERITSTRGHSITSLQAIYVPADDYTDPAPATTFAHLDATTELSREIASRGLYPAVDPLTSTSRILDPLYISNDHYTTAVRVKQILQKNKELQDIIAILGVDELSEEDKLTVSRARRIQQFLSQNTYMAEKFTGVSGSTVPLKDTIEGFSKIADGELDHVAEQAFFNVGGLEDVERNWARIQKETA, encoded by the coding sequence ATGACCGCCACCGTCAACGAAGCGCCGACCAGCACCAGCAAGGGTGCGACCGGCCGCATCGCCCGAGTCATCGGGCCCGTCGTCGACGTCGAGTTCTCGGCCGACACGATGCCGGACCAGAACAACGCCCTCACCACCGAGGTGACCATGGGCGGGCAGACCACGACCGTCACGCTCGAGGTGGCCTCCCACCTGGGTGACAACATGGTCCGGGCCATCTCCCTGAAGCCGACCGACGGCATGGTCCGCGGTGCGGCCGTCGTCGACACCGGCGCCCCGATCTCGGTGCCCGTCGGCAACGTCACCCTGGGCAAGGTCTTCAACGCCATCGGTGAGGCGCTGAACCTGGAGGAGGGCGAGACGCTCGAGGTCACCGAGCGCTGGCCGATCCACCGCAAGGCCCCGGCCTTCGACCAGCTGGAGTCCAAGACCCAGATGTTCGAGACCGGCATCAAGGTCATCGACCTGCTCACCCCGTACGTCCAGGGTGGGAAGATCGGCCTCTTCGGCGGTGCGGGCGTCGGCAAGACCGTCCTCATCCAGGAGATGATCCAGCGCGTCGCGCAGGACCACGGTGGTGTGTCGGTGTTCGCCGGTGTCGGTGAGCGCACCCGTGAGGGCAACGACCTCATCGCCGAGATGGCCGAGGCGGGCGTCTTCGACAAGACCGCCCTGGTCTTCGGCCAGATGGACGAGCCGCCGGGCACCCGCCTGCGCGTGGCCCTGTCGGCGCTGACGATGGCGGAGTACTTCCGCGACGTGCAGAACCAGGACGTGCTGCTGTTCATCGACAACATCTTCCGGTTCACCCAGGCCGGCTCGGAGGTCTCGACGCTGCTGGGCCGCATGCCCTCGGCCGTCGGCTACCAGCCCACGCTGGCCGACGAGATGGGCGTGCTGCAGGAGCGCATCACCTCGACCCGCGGTCACTCGATCACCTCGCTGCAGGCGATCTACGTCCCGGCCGACGACTACACCGACCCGGCGCCGGCCACGACGTTCGCGCACCTGGACGCCACGACCGAGCTGTCCCGCGAGATCGCCTCGCGCGGTCTGTACCCGGCCGTGGACCCGCTGACCTCGACGTCGCGCATCCTGGACCCGCTGTACATCTCGAACGACCACTACACCACCGCGGTGCGCGTCAAGCAGATCCTGCAGAAGAACAAGGAGCTGCAGGACATCATCGCCATCCTCGGTGTCGACGAGCTGTCCGAGGAGGACAAGCTGACGGTGAGCCGTGCTCGCCGCATCCAGCAGTTCCTCTCGCAGAACACGTACATGGCCGAGAAGTTCACCGGGGTCTCCGGCTCGACCGTCCCGCTGAAGGACACCATCGAGGGCTTTTCGAAGATCGCCGACGGTGAGTTGGACCACGTCGCCGAGCAGGCGTTCTTCAACGTCGGTGGTCTTGAGGACGTCGAGCGCAACTGGGCGCGCATCCAGAAGGAAACCGCCTGA
- a CDS encoding F0F1 ATP synthase subunit epsilon — MALQVELVAADRSVWSGDATLVRARTAEGDIGIMAGHEPILAILAPGDVAITGSGSEGLTATVSGGFFSVDHDKVTIVAEQVEVTAGSGAR; from the coding sequence ATGGCTCTGCAGGTCGAGCTCGTGGCGGCGGACCGCTCGGTGTGGTCCGGCGACGCGACCCTCGTGCGCGCCCGCACCGCCGAGGGCGACATCGGCATCATGGCTGGCCACGAGCCGATCCTGGCCATCCTCGCTCCGGGTGACGTGGCGATCACGGGCTCTGGGTCGGAGGGTCTCACCGCCACGGTCAGCGGCGGGTTCTTCTCGGTGGACCACGACAAGGTGACGATCGTCGCCGAGCAGGTCGAGGTCACCGCGGGTTCCGGCGCGCGCTGA
- a CDS encoding DUF2550 domain-containing protein, which yields MHEVLLSLEVAGACAVALLVVLVLVVVRRRRLMARLGTFDCSVRQVRRGRRRWALGVAQYEVDRLDWYRTFSLSPRPSCSYARRALAVTLFRDAEGAELVAVQPGAMVVECRLEVDGAGEEIDLAMGKDAYTGFASWLESAPPGQGVNVA from the coding sequence GTGCACGAGGTCCTGCTCTCCCTGGAGGTCGCAGGCGCGTGCGCCGTCGCTCTGCTCGTGGTGCTCGTCCTGGTGGTGGTCCGCCGGCGCCGGCTGATGGCGCGGCTGGGGACCTTCGACTGCTCCGTCCGCCAGGTCCGGCGCGGTCGTCGCCGGTGGGCGCTGGGCGTCGCGCAGTACGAGGTCGACCGCCTGGACTGGTACCGCACCTTCTCGTTGTCCCCGCGCCCGTCGTGCAGCTACGCACGGCGGGCGCTGGCCGTGACCCTGTTCCGCGACGCCGAGGGCGCCGAGCTCGTGGCCGTCCAGCCGGGGGCGATGGTCGTGGAGTGCCGCCTCGAGGTCGACGGGGCGGGGGAGGAGATCGACCTGGCGATGGGCAAGGACGCCTACACCGGGTTCGCGAGCTGGCTGGAGTCCGCCCCGCCCGGTCAGGGCGTCAACGTCGCCTGA
- the nucS gene encoding endonuclease NucS, whose translation MRLVIARCSVDYAGRLTAHLPLATRLLIAKADGSVLVHSDGGSYKPLNWMSPPAKLTVSVPEEDQREAGVVETWTVQHAKTDDRLVVSIHEVLHDSEHELGVDPGLVKDGVEAHLQKLLAEHIATLGEGYTLVRREYMTAIGPVDILARDDAGRAVAVEIKRRGEIDGVEQLTRYLELMNRDPLLAPVTGVFAAQEIKPQARTLATDRGIRCVVLDYDALRGIDDVDSRLF comes from the coding sequence GTGCGTCTCGTCATCGCCCGCTGCTCCGTCGACTACGCGGGCCGGCTCACCGCCCACCTCCCGCTGGCGACGCGGCTGCTGATCGCCAAGGCCGACGGCAGCGTCCTGGTCCACTCCGACGGCGGGTCCTACAAGCCCCTGAACTGGATGAGCCCGCCCGCCAAGCTCACCGTCTCCGTGCCCGAGGAGGACCAGCGCGAGGCGGGCGTGGTCGAGACGTGGACCGTCCAGCACGCCAAGACCGACGACCGGCTCGTCGTCTCGATCCACGAGGTGCTGCACGACAGCGAGCACGAGCTCGGCGTGGACCCCGGCCTGGTCAAGGACGGCGTCGAGGCCCACCTGCAGAAGCTGCTGGCCGAGCACATCGCCACCCTGGGTGAGGGGTACACGCTCGTCCGGCGCGAGTACATGACGGCGATCGGGCCGGTCGACATCCTGGCCCGCGACGACGCGGGCCGCGCCGTGGCCGTCGAGATCAAGCGGCGGGGTGAGATCGACGGCGTCGAGCAGCTCACCCGCTACCTGGAGCTGATGAACCGCGACCCGTTGCTGGCCCCCGTGACCGGCGTCTTCGCCGCGCAGGAGATCAAGCCGCAGGCCCGGACGCTGGCGACCGACCGCGGCATCCGCTGCGTGGTGCTGGACTACGACGCCTTGCGGGGCATCGACGACGTCGACTCGCGCCTGTTCTGA
- a CDS encoding threonine aldolase family protein, with protein sequence MSTLHDPDARGFASDNAAGMHPDVLTALVEANGGHVASYGGDPYTSALTQSLRTHFGPRTSSAVVLTGTGANVVALQALTRRWESVLASDQAHVLHDEAGGLEHVGGTKVIALPTVDGLVDPADVERAVQAADNPMRAPVGALTLTQSTELGTTYSVDQLRDLVRVSHGLGVRVHVDGARLANAAVSLGLGLGEFTTHLGVDAVSVGGTKNGGGVAEAVVVGEEHAEALRRLVKPSMQQSSKTRFVSAQLLALFGGDLWRRTAGAANAAARDLAGVVEAAGAKITRPVQANGVFAELPPHVAARAAARVPFHVWDPHFSPATVEVRLVASFDTTAQDVARFGAVLAEEFARG encoded by the coding sequence GTGAGCACCCTCCACGACCCCGACGCCCGCGGGTTCGCCAGCGACAACGCCGCCGGCATGCACCCCGACGTCCTCACCGCCCTCGTCGAGGCCAACGGCGGGCACGTCGCCAGCTACGGCGGCGACCCGTACACGAGCGCCCTGACGCAGTCCCTGCGCACCCACTTCGGACCGCGCACGTCCTCCGCGGTCGTCCTGACCGGGACGGGCGCGAACGTCGTGGCGCTGCAGGCCCTGACCCGCCGCTGGGAGTCGGTGCTCGCCTCCGACCAGGCGCACGTGCTGCACGACGAGGCCGGTGGCCTGGAGCACGTCGGTGGGACGAAGGTCATCGCCCTGCCCACCGTCGACGGGCTCGTCGACCCCGCCGACGTGGAGCGGGCCGTGCAGGCGGCGGACAACCCGATGCGCGCCCCCGTCGGCGCGCTCACGCTCACCCAGAGCACCGAGCTCGGCACGACCTACTCCGTGGACCAGCTGCGCGACCTCGTGCGCGTCAGCCACGGCCTGGGCGTGCGCGTCCACGTCGACGGCGCGCGGCTGGCCAACGCGGCCGTCTCCCTCGGCCTGGGGCTGGGGGAGTTCACGACGCACCTGGGCGTGGACGCGGTCTCCGTCGGCGGCACCAAGAACGGCGGGGGCGTCGCCGAGGCCGTGGTGGTCGGCGAGGAGCACGCCGAGGCGCTGCGCCGGCTCGTCAAACCCTCGATGCAGCAGTCGTCGAAGACGCGCTTCGTCTCCGCCCAGCTCCTCGCGCTGTTCGGGGGCGACCTGTGGCGGCGCACCGCGGGCGCGGCGAACGCGGCCGCCCGCGACCTCGCCGGGGTGGTCGAGGCGGCGGGGGCGAAGATCACCCGCCCCGTGCAGGCCAACGGCGTGTTCGCCGAGCTGCCGCCGCACGTCGCGGCCCGCGCGGCGGCGCGCGTCCCCTTCCACGTCTGGGACCCGCACTTCTCGCCGGCCACCGTCGAGGTGCGGCTCGTGGCGAGCTTCGACACCACCGCGCAGGACGTCGCCCGGTTCGGCGCGGTCCTGGCCGAGGAGTTCGCGCGTGGCTGA
- a CDS encoding alpha/beta hydrolase, with product MAEIRADTVLPARREEVELHTADGLTLVGELALPAEKDPVATLVTLHPLPTSGGFMDSHVLRKAANRLPALADLAVLRFNTRGTESPRGRSGGSFDAGDGERFDVAAALEFAEFRDLPRVWLLGWSFGTDLALVHGRDPLVEGLILLSPPLRWSTPQDLRAWAEFGRPVTALVPEFDDFLRPAEASERFAALTQAEIVPVAGAKHLWVGENSVRRVLDEVVARVNPARSPLPTQF from the coding sequence GTGGCTGAGATCCGGGCCGACACGGTGCTGCCCGCGCGCCGCGAGGAGGTCGAGCTGCACACCGCCGACGGGCTCACGCTCGTGGGCGAACTCGCCCTGCCCGCCGAGAAGGACCCCGTCGCCACCCTCGTGACGCTGCACCCGCTGCCCACCAGCGGCGGGTTCATGGACAGCCACGTCCTGCGCAAGGCCGCCAACCGGCTGCCGGCCCTGGCCGACCTCGCGGTCCTGCGGTTCAACACGCGCGGGACCGAGTCCCCGCGCGGGCGCAGCGGGGGCAGCTTCGACGCCGGGGACGGCGAACGGTTCGACGTCGCCGCCGCGCTGGAGTTCGCCGAGTTCCGCGACCTGCCGCGCGTGTGGCTGCTGGGGTGGTCCTTCGGCACCGACCTCGCCCTCGTCCACGGCCGGGACCCGCTGGTGGAGGGGCTGATCCTGCTGTCCCCGCCGCTGCGCTGGTCGACGCCGCAGGACCTGCGGGCGTGGGCGGAGTTCGGCCGGCCCGTGACGGCCCTGGTGCCCGAGTTCGACGACTTCCTGCGCCCGGCCGAGGCGAGCGAACGCTTCGCCGCGCTGACCCAGGCCGAGATCGTCCCCGTGGCCGGGGCCAAGCACCTGTGGGTGGGGGAGAACTCGGTGCGCCGGGTCCTGGACGAGGTGGTCGCGCGGGTCAACCCCGCGCGCTCACCCCTGCCCACGCAGTTCTGA